From Acetobacteroides hydrogenigenes, one genomic window encodes:
- the dapF gene encoding diaminopimelate epimerase translates to MILKFEKYQGAGNDFVIIDNREGKFQPSIDTVEMLCDRNFGVGADGLMLLEKDEKNDFYMRYFNADGKESTMCGNGGRCISVFAKSLGLGSPEKVVFNSIDGLHEAFFIEEDGEIFVKLKMIDVKEIEEHDDYYFINTGSPHYVKFVEDLEEMDVFEEGQAVRNDPKFAPGGTNVNFVEIFDDEIFVRTYERGVEDETLACGTGSTAAAIATALFLESDQNNWDIEVMGGNLHVSFDRRDDGTFENVWLTGPAEKVFEGTINVD, encoded by the coding sequence ATGATATTGAAGTTTGAAAAATACCAAGGTGCAGGTAACGACTTTGTCATTATAGACAATCGAGAAGGTAAATTCCAACCAAGTATAGACACCGTTGAAATGCTATGTGACAGAAACTTTGGAGTAGGTGCTGATGGCCTAATGCTCCTTGAGAAGGACGAAAAGAACGATTTCTACATGCGCTACTTCAACGCCGATGGTAAAGAATCTACAATGTGCGGTAACGGAGGACGATGCATTTCCGTTTTTGCAAAATCGCTAGGTCTTGGTTCTCCCGAGAAAGTTGTTTTTAACAGCATAGACGGCCTACACGAGGCTTTTTTTATCGAAGAAGACGGAGAAATTTTCGTAAAACTTAAGATGATCGATGTAAAAGAAATCGAAGAACACGACGATTACTACTTCATAAACACAGGGTCACCTCACTATGTAAAGTTTGTCGAAGACCTTGAAGAGATGGATGTTTTTGAAGAGGGACAAGCAGTTAGAAATGACCCCAAATTTGCTCCAGGAGGAACAAATGTAAATTTTGTGGAAATTTTTGACGACGAAATCTTCGTACGCACCTACGAACGTGGAGTAGAAGATGAAACCCTAGCCTGTGGAACAGGATCGACAGCGGCTGCAATTGCAACAGCCCTTTTCCTAGAGTCGGATCAGAATAATTGGGATATTGAAGTTATGGGAGGAAATCTTCACGTATCATTCGACAGAAGAGATGATGGAACCTTTGAAAACGTATGGCTTACAGGTCCTGCCGAAAAAGTTTTTGAAGGGACAATCAACGTAGATTAA